In Phaseolus vulgaris cultivar G19833 chromosome 10, P. vulgaris v2.0, whole genome shotgun sequence, a single genomic region encodes these proteins:
- the LOC137819572 gene encoding probable fucosyltransferase 7 yields the protein MDIFQPKPHDIITSKRFSFFLLLFISIPVAVILFSINPKSSFDVFKVFSQARETAKSDQNVTTICSQFDNLRRVGGGLKNGSLKSLRNESFSRDDMDNRDEVLGGLLTLGFDEASCISRVHSHLYRKVSPHRPSPYLISKLRNYEQIHASCGPNTRTYHRNMRKIQLSKDNNATATTCNYLIWTPVNGLGNQIISIAATFLYAILTDRVLLLKFGKDKLALFCEPFLNSTWILPHNSPFWKEIYIQTYQIEKDNASNSKSVLFINLQHSHSDSSHKEKFHCDHLQNLIRKTPLLILRSDQYFVPSLFMNPLFNLEINKMFPEKDTVFHHLGRYLFHPSNEAWELITNYYQAHLAKADELIGLQIRVFNAVSTPQQAIMDLVLSCTLNHKILPKVDLQTSTSSVGKNGSVKAVLVASLYEEYGDSLRRMYQKKPKGSGESIEVYQPSHERKQIFNDGKHNLKAWMEMYLLSLSDVLVTTSLSTFGYVAQGLGNLKPWLLYRIVRNETHFPACEQDFSMEPCYHDPPKHYCEGKPLKDFASSFPSLKECKDFSFGVKLVDDRTKL from the exons ATGGACATCTTTCAACCCAAACCCCACGACATTATCACTTCCAAGagattttcattctttcttCTACTTTTCATATCAATTCCTGTTGCTGTCATACTTTTCTCAATCAACCCAAAATCAAGTTTCGATGTTTTTAAGGTCTTTTCCCAAGCCAGGGAAACAGCAAAATCAGATCAGAACGTTACAACCATTTGTTCTCAGTTCGACAACTTAAGACGTGTCGGTGGTG GTTTGAAAAATGGTTCTTTGAAAAGTTTAAGAAATGAATCATTTTCACGTGATGATATGGATAACAGAGACGAAGTACTTGGTGGACTTTTAACACTGGGATTTGATGAAGCATCTTGCATAAGCAGGGTGCACTCTCACTTGTACCGCAAAGTTTCACCTCACAGACCTTCTCCATATTTGATATCTAAACTACGTAACTACGAACAAATTCATGCAAGCTGTGGACCTAACACAAGAACTTATCACAGAAACATGAGAAAGATTCAACTCTCCAAGGACAATAATGCCACTGCTACAACGTGTAACTACCTCATTTGGACACCTGTTAATGGCTTGGGAAACCAAATCATTAGCATTGCTGCAACTTTTCTTTATGCCATTCTCACTGATCGAGTTCTGCTTCTCAAATTTGGGAAAGACAAGCTTGCACTGTTCTGTGAGCCCTTTCTCAATTCAACTTGGATATTACCTCACAACTCTCCTTTCTGGAAAGAAATTTATATTCAAACGTATCAGATCGAGAAGGATAATGCCAGCAATTCAAAATCAGTTCTGTTTATCAATCTGCAACACTCCCACTCCGACAGCAGCCATAAGGAAAAATTTCACTGTGACCATCTTCAAAATCTTATCCGTAAGACTCCTCTGCTGATCTTGAGGTCTGATCAATACTTTGTTCCTTCTCTATTCATGAACCCACTTTTCAACTTAGAGATAAACAAAATGTTCCCAGAGAAAGACACGGTTTTTCACCATCTGGGTCGCTACCTTTTTCACCCTTCAAATGAGGCATGGGAACTGATCACCAATTACTATCAAGCACACTTGGCCAAAGCAGATGAACTGATAGGCTTGCAGATAAGAGTATTCAATGCTGTTTCCACTCCACAACAGGCAATTATGGACTTGGTTTTGAGCTGCACATTGAATCATAAGATACTACCAAAAGTGGATTTGCAAACTTCAACTTCCTCTGTTGGAAAAAATGGAAGTGTAAAAGCAGTTCTTGTGGCATCTTTGTATGAAGAGTATGGAGACAGTTTAAGGAGGATGTATCAAAAGAAACCAAAGGGTAGTGGGGAATCCATAGAAGTTTATCAGCCAAGTCATGAAAGAAAGCAAATTTTTAATGATGGTAAGCATAATTTAAAAGCTTGGATGGAGATGTATCTGCTGAGTTTATCTGATGTGTTGGTCACTACCTCTCTCTCCACTTTTGGCTATGTTGCTCAAGGTTTGGGAAATCTAAAGCCATGGCTTCTTTACAGGATAGTGAGGAATGAGACCCATTTCCCAGCCTGTGAACAAGATTTCTCAATGGAACCTTGCTATCATGATCCTCCCAAACATTACTGTGAAGGAAAGCCATTGAAAGATTTTGCTTCTTCTTTTCCAAGTTTGAAGGAATGCAAGGATTTTAGTTTTGGTGTGAAGCTGGTTGATGACAGAACAAAACTGTGA
- the LOC137819666 gene encoding putative fucosyltransferase 10 isoform X1, with the protein MNQMKPNSTSLRMFFVMFFIAFPVFVTVNLVYRNSSFGLFEGFSEGKEHRGTTQNVTTLQNVTHDNLGREGDSNSVSSKLGGGVKELQERSQSHKGRTKNITAAHGGSRTASLRSSTNDSNSHIANLDDNEKLLSGLLTSGFDEASCISRMQSHFYRKASPHKPSQYLISKLRRYEEIHRRCGPNSRSYHKSMTKIQHSKNKGVATMCKYLIWTPANGLGNQMIDLVATFLYALLTDRVLLVEFGKDKHGLFCEPFLNSTWELPQNSPFWNEKHVQTYQILLEKDKATNSTAELPSVLFINLQHTRTDPEKFFHCDHNQHVLQNIPLLILQSDQYFVPSLFMNPFFNLEITKMFPEKDIVFHHLGRYLFHPSNEAWELISSYYQQHLAKGNELIGLQIRVFSPNTTPQKSIMDLVLSCMLKHKILPEVDLQTLASSARKNQRVKVVLVASLHGEYGENLRAMYLKKHTVSGEVIQVYQSSHEEHQKSYDNKHNMKAWIDMYLLSLSDKLVTTSLSTFGYVAQGLGNLKPWLLYRLINNETGFPSCEKDFSSEPCYHVPPKHYCNGNPMKDFVSSFPYLRECKDFRFGVKMVNNSI; encoded by the exons ATGAACCAGATGAAACCGAATTCCACGAGTCTGAGGATGTTCTTTGTTATGTTTTTCATAGCTTTCCCTGTGTTTGTTACGGTTAACTTAGTGTATCGAAACTCTAGCTTCGGACTTTTCGAGGGGTTTTCAGAAGGCAAGGAACATAGAGGAACAACTCAGAATGTTACAACTCTCCAAAACGTAACACATGACAACTTGGGAAGAGAAGGGGATAGTAACAGTGTCAGCAGCA AACTAGGTGGTGGAGTTAAGGAACTGCAAGAAAGATCTCAGAGTCATAAAGGAAGAACTAAGAATATCACAGCAGCACATGGTG GCTCAAGAACCGCTTCATTGAGAAGTTCAACAAATGATTCAAATTCACATATTGCTAATCTTGATGACAACGAGAAACTACTGAGTGGACTATTAACCTCTGGTTTTGATGAAGCATCATGCATAAGTAGGATGCAGTCACACTTTTACCGCAAAGCTTCTCCTCACAAACCTTCTCAGTATCTGATATCTAAACTACGTAGGTATGAAGAAATTCATAGAAGGTGTGGACCCAATAGCAGATCTTACCACAAAAGCATGACAAAGATCCAACACTCCAAGAACAAAGGTGTTGCTACAATGTGTAAGTACCTGATTTGGACACCTGCTAATGGTTTGGGTAACCAAATGATTGACTTGGTTGCAACATTTCTCTATGCTCTCCTCACTGATAGAGTGCTACTAGTAGAATTTGGGAAAGACAAGCATGGCTTATTTTGCGAGCCATTTCTCAATTCAACTTGGGAATTGCCTCAGAATTCTCCTTtctggaatgaaaagcatgtgCAGACATATCAGATCTTGCTAGAGAAGGATAAGGCTACCAATTCAACAGCAGAGTTACCATCAGTTCTGTTTATTAATCTACAACACACTCGCACTGACCCAGAGAAATTTTTTCATTGTGATCATAATCAACATGTTCTTCAGAACATTCCTCTGTTGATTTTGCAGTCTGATCAATACTTTGTCCCTTCTCTATTCATGAACCCATTTTTCAATTTGGAGATTACTAAAATGTTCCCAGAGAAAGACATAGTCTTTCACCATTTGGGTCGCTACCTCTTCCACCCTTCAAATGAGGCATGGGAACTAATCAGCAGTTACTATCAGCAACACTTGGCCAAAGGAAATGAACTGATAGGATTACAGATAAGAGTGTTTAGTCCCAATACCACTCCACAGAAATCAATTATGGATCTTGTCTTAAGCTGCATGTTAAAGCATAAGATACTGCCAGAAGTTGATTTGCAAACTTTAGCCTCTTCTGCTAGAAAAAATCAAAGAGTAAAGGTAGTTCTTGTGGCATCTTTGCATGGAGAGTATGGAGAAAATTTGCGTGCCATGTATCTGAAGAAACATACAGTTAGTGGAGAAGTGATACAAGTTTATCAATCAAGCCACGAAGAGCATCAAAAGTCTTATGACAACAAGCATAATATGAAAGCATGGATTGACATGTATTTACTGAGTTTATCTGACAAGTTGGTGACAACATCTCTCTCTACTTTTGGCTATGTTGCTCAAGGATTAGGAAATTTGAAGCCATGGCTTCTTTACAGGCTGATAAACAACGAGACTGGTTTTCCATCCTGTGAAAAAGATTTCTCATCGGAGCCTTGTTATCATGTTCCTCCCAAGCATTATTGCAATGGAAATCCTATGAAAGACTTTGTTTCTTCTTTCCCTTATTTGAGGGAGTGCAAGGATTTTAGGTTTGGTGTAAAGATGGTTAACAATTCTATATAG
- the LOC137819666 gene encoding putative fucosyltransferase 10 isoform X2: MNQMKPNSTSLRMFFVMFFIAFPVFVTVNLVYRNSSFGLFEGFSEGKEHRGTTQNVTTLQNVTHDNLGREGDSNSVSSSGGVKELQERSQSHKGRTKNITAAHGGSRTASLRSSTNDSNSHIANLDDNEKLLSGLLTSGFDEASCISRMQSHFYRKASPHKPSQYLISKLRRYEEIHRRCGPNSRSYHKSMTKIQHSKNKGVATMCKYLIWTPANGLGNQMIDLVATFLYALLTDRVLLVEFGKDKHGLFCEPFLNSTWELPQNSPFWNEKHVQTYQILLEKDKATNSTAELPSVLFINLQHTRTDPEKFFHCDHNQHVLQNIPLLILQSDQYFVPSLFMNPFFNLEITKMFPEKDIVFHHLGRYLFHPSNEAWELISSYYQQHLAKGNELIGLQIRVFSPNTTPQKSIMDLVLSCMLKHKILPEVDLQTLASSARKNQRVKVVLVASLHGEYGENLRAMYLKKHTVSGEVIQVYQSSHEEHQKSYDNKHNMKAWIDMYLLSLSDKLVTTSLSTFGYVAQGLGNLKPWLLYRLINNETGFPSCEKDFSSEPCYHVPPKHYCNGNPMKDFVSSFPYLRECKDFRFGVKMVNNSI, translated from the exons ATGAACCAGATGAAACCGAATTCCACGAGTCTGAGGATGTTCTTTGTTATGTTTTTCATAGCTTTCCCTGTGTTTGTTACGGTTAACTTAGTGTATCGAAACTCTAGCTTCGGACTTTTCGAGGGGTTTTCAGAAGGCAAGGAACATAGAGGAACAACTCAGAATGTTACAACTCTCCAAAACGTAACACATGACAACTTGGGAAGAGAAGGGGATAGTAACAGTGTCAGCAGCA GTGGTGGAGTTAAGGAACTGCAAGAAAGATCTCAGAGTCATAAAGGAAGAACTAAGAATATCACAGCAGCACATGGTG GCTCAAGAACCGCTTCATTGAGAAGTTCAACAAATGATTCAAATTCACATATTGCTAATCTTGATGACAACGAGAAACTACTGAGTGGACTATTAACCTCTGGTTTTGATGAAGCATCATGCATAAGTAGGATGCAGTCACACTTTTACCGCAAAGCTTCTCCTCACAAACCTTCTCAGTATCTGATATCTAAACTACGTAGGTATGAAGAAATTCATAGAAGGTGTGGACCCAATAGCAGATCTTACCACAAAAGCATGACAAAGATCCAACACTCCAAGAACAAAGGTGTTGCTACAATGTGTAAGTACCTGATTTGGACACCTGCTAATGGTTTGGGTAACCAAATGATTGACTTGGTTGCAACATTTCTCTATGCTCTCCTCACTGATAGAGTGCTACTAGTAGAATTTGGGAAAGACAAGCATGGCTTATTTTGCGAGCCATTTCTCAATTCAACTTGGGAATTGCCTCAGAATTCTCCTTtctggaatgaaaagcatgtgCAGACATATCAGATCTTGCTAGAGAAGGATAAGGCTACCAATTCAACAGCAGAGTTACCATCAGTTCTGTTTATTAATCTACAACACACTCGCACTGACCCAGAGAAATTTTTTCATTGTGATCATAATCAACATGTTCTTCAGAACATTCCTCTGTTGATTTTGCAGTCTGATCAATACTTTGTCCCTTCTCTATTCATGAACCCATTTTTCAATTTGGAGATTACTAAAATGTTCCCAGAGAAAGACATAGTCTTTCACCATTTGGGTCGCTACCTCTTCCACCCTTCAAATGAGGCATGGGAACTAATCAGCAGTTACTATCAGCAACACTTGGCCAAAGGAAATGAACTGATAGGATTACAGATAAGAGTGTTTAGTCCCAATACCACTCCACAGAAATCAATTATGGATCTTGTCTTAAGCTGCATGTTAAAGCATAAGATACTGCCAGAAGTTGATTTGCAAACTTTAGCCTCTTCTGCTAGAAAAAATCAAAGAGTAAAGGTAGTTCTTGTGGCATCTTTGCATGGAGAGTATGGAGAAAATTTGCGTGCCATGTATCTGAAGAAACATACAGTTAGTGGAGAAGTGATACAAGTTTATCAATCAAGCCACGAAGAGCATCAAAAGTCTTATGACAACAAGCATAATATGAAAGCATGGATTGACATGTATTTACTGAGTTTATCTGACAAGTTGGTGACAACATCTCTCTCTACTTTTGGCTATGTTGCTCAAGGATTAGGAAATTTGAAGCCATGGCTTCTTTACAGGCTGATAAACAACGAGACTGGTTTTCCATCCTGTGAAAAAGATTTCTCATCGGAGCCTTGTTATCATGTTCCTCCCAAGCATTATTGCAATGGAAATCCTATGAAAGACTTTGTTTCTTCTTTCCCTTATTTGAGGGAGTGCAAGGATTTTAGGTTTGGTGTAAAGATGGTTAACAATTCTATATAG